The Populus nigra chromosome 4, ddPopNigr1.1, whole genome shotgun sequence genome contains the following window.
aattgggATTGTCAAGTTGATATGAAAGTGACTAACTTGGATTTCTTCCATTGGGTCCAAGTCACAGTCACAGCCAAATAAGACAACTAGAGAATGAATGTACTAGCTAGCCACTAactcataaatatataattttgattgattGTGATATATGGAAAAATTCAACttcttttctatataaaaaaagcccTCTTCGTCGGCTATCTATCTAAgtagtgttatatatatatatatatatatatataaacaaaaggCATTAGATTTGTAATAAGGTGGTGATGTATGACATTATGATGAACTTAAtctaatcatattaaaaaatgaattggaAGAGCacattataaatttgattattgtttttttttttggaaaatgctTAATATCTAGGTTGGATCTTCTAAATTAATGCTGGGggcttttgctttctttttagaTGAGGAGAATCGTTTCTATTTTATTCCTTggctaatttaattaattagatataattatCTCTACTCTAAGGTTTGgagattataattaattaattaatagctaAATAACTATATTGTTGGTAGAAGTCACCATCTGTCATAATTTCTCTGAATTAAATTTGCAAGAATTTCTGCACTGGTCCCTGATAGCTCCCACAGTATTATCCCTTCAGAAACTTCGTTGTTTTCGGCTATAGAAAGGTCAAATACGAAGAGATCAAGAAAATCATGTGTGTGGAAGCTAATAAATATTGCACAAAAGATCTCAATTTTAACACAATATTCCAAATTATATTTCCATGCCAATTGATGAGTTGGATATAGTTGGCAGTCATCCTATCTAGGTTTTTGATCGGGTTCTAGCTACAAGAGTCGACCCCCctctattttttatgaaatctaGCCCTGGATACCGAGCCATCATGGGTTTCATTCGGTGCATGAAAATAGCCTGAAGTAGCATGCACGGTAGTATTGTACATGGCAGCATCGGCAGTAGACTACAAATTAGGAAACAAGAAATTGCTTCATAGAAAATAGAAGAGATTGAGATAGGGAAAGGGTTGGATGGTTAAGTTTGGGTTCAAAGGCGTGGCTCGTCATGTTCACAACCTGAAAAATGGACCCAACATCGTCAGTAGGTGTGGAATTGCAAGTGGAGGAGGTGAGTTGATTGCGAGGTGGGTGCATGATTATGCATGTGGATGGGGATGAGTCCTCTTCCTCTCTAAATCTCCCAAGTGTCAACAAGAACTAaccaagaagaagagagagacaTGGAGGAGAGGGGACCTAAATGATAACTATACCATGGACCGATTACAGATTGTTAAAACTGATCAAGTAAAGGGCCCAAAGTCAGTCTCAACCCTGGACGActaaggttttgtttgtttgttgttttggcCGCGTTAAACCATGGATATGATTTAATCAagaaattttatccttatgATTAGcaaattttctagttttatatatatatatatatatatatatatatatatatatagttttgatgGTATATATTAGCATAGTTGATATCTACTAGATAGATTCATTGATTTGATAGGTTGACACATAAACCGATAACTTGAGATCTTATTCATGTTGGACCAAATGAATTAATCACATTTGTAGTATTACAGTTGTATAGTTTTGAAGATCAAAAATGGTCCTAAGTACGTAGTAGGGGTCCTTGAGTCCAAATCCACATTTATAAACAAGAATCATGCATGGTCCTCACCCTAAATTCTAGTGAACCTTGTGGTGGAGATGGCTATGGTGGAGTCGTACTAGACACACACACCATAGCGTACTAGGTGAAGTTTTTGTGGGTTTTCCATGTGCATTCCTCATGGGTGCCATTAGAGAACTTTTGTCCCCATTTTATGATCAAACCTCCATTGATTTCACATTATAGTCATTGTTCATTTATTAATATAGCTCGTCAATCTTCATCTACTATGATAACTCTATTCTATCAAATCTTAGATATTTGTGTTTGCAGGTTGttaattctttctttattttcttaatttttattggttCTATCCCAACTCGTTTACTTGTCTTTGTCGTtcgattaaatatatttttatctcttctaTATTTATacgaaaaaaaatacacaatgtGATGAGACCTGCACTCTTTGGGTTCCCATAATCCTTACTGATGATAATATTGGAATCAAAGACTAATTTTCAAGATACTGTAGTGATCGGACCCTACAACAGCAGAAACAATGGCATATGCAAATACAGAAGGCAAATCCCATTCACTACTCAAGAGTTAGGAACCTTTTCTTGTCTAGCTCAAGAATATTTAAGGCTTGGTTGAGCTTTCTCTCTCAAAAAGAAATTGGGAACAACAATGGATTTGGACTGACAAATATAGCATTTAAACTTTGAGCCCCTGCCTCTCTTGCGTTGCAAGAATACTGTTGAATCACAAGCTTTTACGTGTATATGTAAAGAAAAACGTTACACATGGCTAAAAGAAATTGTTAGGAACTCCTAAATCAGTACCCTCCCAATCATGTAAAGTGAACTCTTTTAAGGTGACCTAGTCAAGTTTTATCTGAATTTGACCAAGCCAACCATATCGTGGAGTAACTCGATAGGTCACCATGTTTGATCGGAGCCAACTCTCAACTTAGCTCAAACGCAAACCTGATGCGAAATGGGATCCAAGATGACAAGTCACTGGCGCGACCTGCTAAACCGGTTTGATAAATACGTGAAAAACACTACTCCAAAGTATCTAATACGATAAACAGGTATCATTTTCAAACTGGGGAACTCTACGCTGGGACTCATACACAACCCTCGTCCAAGTGGAACTTTGAACATCTAGCACCAAAGGATACAAATTGAAGGAAGGAATCCCCCGTCGCAAGGCAAAATCTTGTTTCTGTTGCTCATCAACACTATGCTtaataaaaattcttgaaaCCTCACCGAAGTTGAGCCATGCTTCTAAGCAACTTCCCAGAATCTGCAAAATCCACCGGCTGCTCGATGATACATGAATCTTCTTCAGCCAACACAAGAATCCTTAAAAGTACTCACTACCTTCTTTGACTTCTGAGAATGCAAGTCAGTAAATTATACCCTGGCGGATCATACCTCAACAGCCATTCATACAGGCAATGATTTATTGCTCAATCTTTAGCAGCAATGCATGGCTGTAGAGGTTGAAATGTTATGAAGCGAGGTACAAAATCCATTCAATAAGAAGGCATATaacataaagaaaacaaacagaGAAGTGCATAAACCAATTCCATATACTTCTCATTACTAGGTATAATGTTTGTATGTCTGAGTCTCTCttttttacagaaaaaaaatagggtggagagagagagcaatGCCTCAACCACCAACCAAAGACACTGCTTGCCCTAATGAATTCTCTATGAATTTTTGCAGCCTAAAAAATGACCAATGAATGCACACTCACTGAACAAGAAGATATATCCTTGCCCCTTCGATAGCCAAAACGGATTTTACAACTTCGAATctcaaagaaacaaataaataaataggaatATTCTACAAAGGAGCAGGGATGCAGAAAAAGCGTGTAAACCACCAAAAAAATGGGTAAATTTACAACCAAGTAACACTACTGACCAAAGAGCAAGATTCCTTGCCTACTTcgcaccaaaaaaaataagaagagcaTGCTTGAGCCTCTTTATCTTTACTCGTGTAAGAATTGGAAGGCTGGGTTCTCAAGTAGTTCCTCTGCCGGTTGAACATCCATGAAATCTTTCTCTTGCAGTGAATTAGAAAGGTCATCCACAGAGAAGGGAATGCTGTATTAAGAATCATCAGTTTGATCATATTGAAAGAGTGAACGTAAAGACATTTGTTTTAGTTGTTGTGAAAAGACCACTTCATAGAAAAGCAATCATAGCACTGTTGCTGTCAAATTACATGCTGCTGCGAAATTACACGTCTTATTAATAACCATACAAGTGCTTTCTCTATGGAGCAACTCCTTGAACCCTGAGTGTAATGCTTAGATTTTCTACCCATGGAGTGATTCCTTAAAATCTACTAGTGGAGGCTAGTAGTTTCTACCTTGTTCCATTTCATTTCTTACAATTCAAATTTGTTTCCAATTTATAAACCCAAAAATCACCAAATTCTACAACCCTGAGCCTAATACAGACATCTAAAACTTCGCTAAATGGTCCTGCACTGGGCAATCATTTTTTTGTACTTCATCTTATAgatgtgaaaaaaatcatatatatcttCAAAGAACATGCGCTTTCCTACTTCTACAGGATAGGAAGAAGCTTTTCACATTAATGTTCTGCATATCCAAATATGCAagagaggattttttttaataaagcttCTTCTGAAATCTGAATCTACTTTGTATAGTACTAAATTGCAAgtttatgaaattgaagaaactcTTACCCAGAATTGTCATCCAACAAAAAGGAATTGCTAACAGCACTGTTGGAGTCTTCTGTCATCAGTACCCTCATGCTAGAAATGACCTGAAGAGAAATCATGGGTGAAGTCATTGATCATTCAAATCCAGTTGATAAGGTATACAAATCCAAAAAcaccattatttaaaaaactagataTAAGAACTTACACCAGGTGACACGCTCCGAGTATTATAATTGTCGTCCCAATATAGTGTACATATTCTATATAGTTGCTGAACACTCAAGATCTGAGCAATCAAAGCATTGATGTGAGAGAATTGCatgaaacaaagaacaaaacaaattgcCCAAACATGAATATAAAACTGAAAGGTGGGGTATGCAGAGAAATAAAAACACAGCctgaataaagataaaaatagggCTGGTTGCACAAATCAAGTTTCTCAAAATTGCTCTACCAAACCATGCAAGCAGATATACATGCGTACATGCACAGAGAGACTTACAGGGCACAGATCATTTGTGATTTCATCATAGGATATTCTGTACTTCTGATGTATGACCTGTGAaccaaaattattaataaaagattcAGTGAAAAACATGGCAAGAGATTTTGTGGTTTAAGACTCAGAAGAGAAGCATTCTTCTAGCATACCAAAAATCCAACAGCCTGTCTTATGTGCTTAAGTTCATCCCAAGATGAACCTGCATACTGCAATCAAAGGAGGTGAAAGCATGAGAATCAGGGAAATTTACACGCATGACAGACAGGGAATCTACATCGCAGAAAAGTAAATAATCATCACAAGATAAGCATAGTGACAGTAAACTGACAAGTAAAGGCATATCAGATTACCTCTTCTTTGGCTTGGGCACTCCATAGCTCTAGCTCAGCTAACCCAGATTTTACATATTCACCATTGCTAAATGTGCAACACTCACGACGTAGGAGAAGACTGGATATCACAAGGGATTCCCATATAAGAAAACCTTTCagcaaaaaaatgataaaatcaaaggaCCGAAATGACTAAATACCTGTTAAACAATTGCACATTGATATATGAGAAAGTTTGAGTAAAGATCTTCTGGATAAGAACTGGAGGCACCTGAAACACCAATAACTGTAAGAACATCTGCATTTTAAAAGAATACTAAcagagaaactgaaaaaaagatCGTACAAAATTTTGCTTCAATGTACTCAGGAGAGTGTTTAGACTATCAACAATGCTCTGCCAGTGACTTAAAGGAGAATCTTTTCCAAAGGACCGTCCAGATCTTAGTACACTTCCCTTGGAAGTCCTGGGTGCCTAAATTCAGCATAAAAACAACttgacttgaaaaaatattgcttCAAAATATGAAGGGAAATGAGACTAAAATTGGCTCCAAAGCAATTGCAAATGAGAGTGGTGAATCAAACAGAATACCTGAATGCATAAGGAAAGCAAAGACGCCAACTCCTTCTTCAAGTTGTCTCGAATAATTCCATAAATTTTCTCTACATACGCTGCGAGTTGTTGCTTGAAAAGCAAGGCTGGATATTTTGCCTCTACTTGGCGCACGACAGCCagtgcagcagcagcagcaaggtTGGAAGAAGATGGTGATGAGCGAAAACCCTGGGATTGACACAGAAGCCAATTTAGAGAAAGAAATCCACCTTTCGAAAGAGGAAACTTAACGAAAATTCTGATACCATTGTCATCCGCCCAAACAAGGATGTTGCCGAGGGAGGTTTCCGTTGCGGAGTTGCACTAGCACCAGCTGCCTTTATACTTCGTTgcagtaaaaacaataaagtaGATGTATTTGATAACCAGTAAGCCATATGTTCATTGTTTTCTTCATTCTGCAATCAAGAATACAGTTATGGTACTTATGCTGTTTGATCATTGTTGAGTGGAAGTTGTAAGAGCTCCAACAGTTCAACTTATGTATCTCCATCCATGATATTCCTTGTTTAATTAATCATTTCCCTCCAATTCAAGAATGCCTTTTAAGGAACAACCATCATAATATACCCGGTTACCTCAATTGCTGAACCAATCATTTGAATGAGACGATCAAACACACTAGTCCTTTCTGCTTCAAAAGATTTCCAATGGAGAAGACATCTGTATATGGTAAGCGCAGCAACAGGCTTTCCATGACTGAACCCGATGTTATTTGTTACACAGTTAATAAGCGCGTCTATATTCTCCTGCAGCAAGAACAAGACTCAAAATGTTGAAATTACACAGCCAATGCTCTGCATAAGAACAAACGCAACAGATGAAGCACATCCCAATCTTTGAAAGCACTTACATGTTGACGCTCAATGTGGGATCTCCTAAACTTGCTGTCTGACTCTGTGCCATACGTCTTAACCGGTGTTGCACTCTGTGGCTCCTgcaaaaataactcaaaacaattattaaataacACAAGCATAGTTACAGTAAGTAGATggtcaaagaaaagaaaatcattacaTTGGCTTTATTCTCGTCATTCAGATGGTGGCCATTTTCCAAACtctgcaattaaaataaaaacaaatgagagaaaagaaaggagagagagagtaaaCCAAAACAAGCTTGCAGAAAACATTCACCTGAGTTGGTGGAATTGGAGGACGCTCTGACAGCTTCTTTGCAGGTGTTTGTAACAGCCCTTGCTGCCGAAGAACTTGGTTCTCCGTTTCAATGTCAGAAAACTTTTCTTCAAGCCTAACAAGTCAAAAGGGAAAACAGAGAGCATGAGTATTGAGGGATTGCTAGGAACACAGAATAGTCCAATTCCCACATTGTGCTAATCAATGATCATAAAAATCCCTGCCTCCTCTCACAAACACAGCCTAACCATGAAAAATACCTATGCATAGCAGTCTTCAATTCAACTATTTTTGATTCTGCCTCCAAAGCTTGCTTCAATCTTTCCTCACTTATTTTGCTTGTCTCTTCAAATTTTTTCTCTGtttcatcaattttcttttccagTGATGTTACCAGAGCCTGAAAttaatcacataaaaataatctaattagcAAAAACGAATCCACAAGTAATTCACCCCAATATTGGAGAGAACTTCTGAGAAGCCTTTACTTCATGCAGTGATATAAATGTTGGCATCAACAAGCAAAATAGAGATCCTTGACTATCAACCCTCCTTACCTTGAGTTTCTCATTTTCTACAGTAAGCTTCTCCAGGGCCACATGGTCTACTACTGGAACCTCCTGTATAACAGGTACTTTCTCTGCCACCTTTATGGCAGCCTCACGTTCCTTTACTAGCATTTCTTTAGTTTCTTTGAACTGAAGTTGCATTTCTTGCAAAGCAGATTGTAGCTTTGCGTTTTCTTGTGTTTTGGCCTCTTCCATGTCAGCCTACATATTACATGTGAAACATAGAGTTATAGGATGAGATATTCAaggtttatttagttttatattttgccAAAGTATATTCAGCAGTTAAGTGTATCAGATATACAAAAAGCATTCACGTTGGATAGTCACAAGAGAAGCAGATAGCTTAAGCAGAAGTTATAGGCATCAGCGTTAAAAAGCATTAGCATACAGGAGCTTTGTCCATGCACGTTTTTGGAGTTCTATTTTTTGTTGAAGCTACATGTCCAACAGTTAAGTGTCTCCTGTACTTGGTCTTAATAGAGCAAACAAGGAGCAGAAAACAGGAACAAAATGGAAGTTTTTAAAACAGTAACTGCACACTTATTCTTACGCTTGTTTCAGCAATCACTTTGCCCAAATTCTAGAGtgctataaaaaacaattgaaaagcaTGGACATAACTGAAAGAAAAATGACTAGagacaacaattaaaaattgatgGAATTCGGTCCCATTTTTAGACGGATACAAATAAAGCTCATTTAATAAGTTCATTGGTGTGTTATCATACATACCCTCATGCGTTTCTCCAGCTGAAGTCTCCATGTTAATTCTTCAACTTGCTTTTCCAACTTATTCTTGGCAGCCTGAAGAGCTCCTGTTTCTCTTGCagcctgaaaaaaaaagaagaacaagaagaattCATGTAGAAGAACCTCtaaatatacataaaataaaagaacagaACAGCATGTGCACCTGCTTTGAGAgaaccaaataaattttaaatacaaaactgGAAAACATAATAACACAGGCACAAAGTCCAAACTCCAGACAGCTTGAAGAAATCCaggaacaagaaaaaataattctgtATATTTTATTTCCAAATGCAGTGGAGTGTGGTTAGTTCTTTCACAAAATACAgattaagcattaaaaaaaactaacagtcGCATGCAACCTTCCTAGCAGTGCAGGACACAGAACAGTGACAGGAAGAAAACCATGTAATAGTCTTTTCACAGCACAAGATCTGATGgaacaaaagagaagaaaatacagCTTCCATCCTCAGCTGTTGCCCAAACCATGCACCATAAGATCCaatggaaaaacaagaaaaacaagggaAACTGACCATCTTAAGATTTCGCAGTTCTTTACGAGCAACTCTTCCTCTCCATGCACATTGCGTTGTGATTGCTGCTTTCTTTAACTTCTTATAATGTAATCGGGCCAGGTATTTGCGACATTGACTCTGGGTTACAGAAACAAATTCAAATCAGCAACACAAAGCAGAAAAGGGAAATCAAATCATTGCCACATGAACAGAATATTATTACCAAAAACTGCTGGAGAAAATTTTTGAACTTGATGATTGATTTCTCAAGAATATCTTACCTGGATCATAATCGCTGCTCTAGTCTGCCTTCTGAAGCGTAAATCATCCCGAGCAGCCATCCCACGCATGCCTGTTTGAATCGATATAGCAGAATAACACAAATCTTTATAAGCTTTCCTGGCAATATACATGCGTAAATCTCTTTGGATTCTCAGAGAAGCAGCCTCCCTGCGCATTTTCTCATAGACATAGCGAGCAATTTGTCCTGCATCAAGTACAGATAAACTCAAGACAATTAGAAATGAGAATACATGCACCAATACAGCTTTTAACACCATATGTTACCTCTGCATGCAGATTGAATCTGTATCGCAGACCGACGGAGTGTAATAAAGCTTCTGCGAGACAAATATGACCGGACTTTCCTCTGAATAATGCTAGCTGATCTTCCTAAGACCTCACTCCTACGAGCATCCAATTCTGCCATTTGACCAGCCCTAAGAAATACCTTGGTTTTACCAATCTGCAAAAGAAAATGGAGTGTCATGGTAGCTCAAAaaccttctcagaagatcactGCAAGCCCACAAGAGAATGCATGCACAATTTCAAAAGAAGCTTTATTATTAGAGAAACCATTAAAAGGTGTTAAAATTCACAGCAGCTGAGGAAGGGCACACAActctaaaaaagaagaatgctGTGGGAAGAGAGTTTCTCATTTGTCAAATAATTACCTGATAGCCTGTGAGCCCAACCTTCTCAAGGAGCCTCTTGCAAGCAGTGACTTCATCCGAACTAACATAAAGTATGTGATGAAAAAGTCAGGATCTTCAATGCCTGGGAAGAACATCTTATGAAAGAGAAACAATCATATACCTCCCATCCAAAACTTCAGGTGCGAGAAGGCCAAATCGATCTACAAATTCATCAAATGTCTTTCTAGTAGGAAATCCAGCACAACTAATTCTAATTGCCTCCATGACTCCCTGAGATGAGACACGCAATCCGTATTGGATTGTAAACATTCAGGCAATTCTaattacaacaataaaaaattcacgGACAGAGAGTAATAGACAGTAACAATCTCACCCCACATCGCAGTTGTTGAAGAGCATTCTTATTCTCAAAGATCGCTGGCTTAAGAAGATTATTGGGCTTTACACAACGAATGTAATGTGGCTCAGTTGCACTGAGAGTTTCAAGTAATGCTTGCAGTTGTTGCTGTGGAAAGTACAAATCAGAACTTCATGCCCAAAAAGCAGACAAAGCAcatcataatgaaaaaaaatagaccaTCACACCTTAAACCGAGAACCTATCGAAGAGAACTTTGATTGTTTGGAAGATTCTTCTGCTAAAGGTGGAAATAAACCCGACACAAAGGAACATTTGGAAGCGCCCATGAGTGCCTGATGTTCAGCAACAACATAATCTTTGTTCTTGTCCAGGAATAATTCTGTTTGATATGTGACCTGATAATTATCTCAAGTTACTTGCCCGTGTTTCAAAATTTACAACATTCAGTGTATGCCATAAGCAGTCAGTCAGAGACTTACATCACCAGCATAATGGAAAATTGTGAAATCACTTCGGGCTAATTTTGGCTTGGCAAACCGCTTGTGGTTTTTAAATGTCTGGTATAACTTTTGGGCGAATGTTTCATGTGTTGATCTTGGAAACATGCTACAAAGTACAAAAGACATGAATCAGTTATCCTATAATAAGAAAAAGTCAAAGACTGATTCAGGGAGAAAAGGTAATGTTTGCCAGAACTTTTAAGTCACTGGTTTTATTGTGTGTTAGAAGAGAATGCATACAGCAACTTTGCTAGCATACTTACCAAGCTTCATCCAGAAGAGCAATTATACCACCAGGTTTCTGAAAATTCATTGGAAACAGTGAATATTGACAAAAAGGTAACCCATGAATGAAATTAAAGATTTCTTTGATGCCTTTTCAGTTTCAAAAAGAAATAGTGAGCATTTGACTGTTAGCACAGAAGAGTAAGACTAACATAAGTTCCAAGACAGTAAGAAAAGAATCAGTGTTAGTGTCACATTTGTGGC
Protein-coding sequences here:
- the LOC133690957 gene encoding myosin-6, encoding MASAASLVVGSLVWLEDPDEAWIDGEVVEINKEDIKVLCTSGKTVTVKASKTYPKDAEAPPCGVDDMTKLAYLHEPGVLQNLRSRYDMNEIYTYVGNILIAVNPFTRLPHLYNSHMMAQYKGASFGELSPHPFAVADASYRLMMNEGISQSILVSGESGAGKTESTKLLMRYLAYMGGRAATEGRTVEQQVLESNPVLEAFGNAKTVRNNNSSRFGKFVEIQFDQGGRISGAAIRTYLLERSRVCQLSDPERNYHCFYMLCAAPPEDVQKYKLGNPRTFHYLNQSNCYELDVVDDSKEYIATRRAMEIVGISAEEQDAIFRVVAAVLHLGNIEFAKGKEMDSSVPKDEKSWFHLRTVAELLMCDSKALEDSLCKRVIVTRDETITKWLDPESAAVSRDALAKVVYSRLFDWLVDKINSSIGQDPHSKYLIGVLDIYGFESFKTNSFEQFCINLTNEKLQQHFNQHVFKMEQEEYTKEEIDWSYIEFVDNQDILDLIEKKPGGIIALLDEACMFPRSTHETFAQKLYQTFKNHKRFAKPKLARSDFTIFHYAGDVTYQTELFLDKNKDYVVAEHQALMGASKCSFVSGLFPPLAEESSKQSKFSSIGSRFKQQLQALLETLSATEPHYIRCVKPNNLLKPAIFENKNALQQLRCGGVMEAIRISCAGFPTRKTFDEFVDRFGLLAPEVLDGSSDEVTACKRLLEKVGLTGYQIGKTKVFLRAGQMAELDARRSEVLGRSASIIQRKVRSYLSRRSFITLRRSAIQIQSACRGQIARYVYEKMRREAASLRIQRDLRMYIARKAYKDLCYSAISIQTGMRGMAARDDLRFRRQTRAAIMIQSQCRKYLARLHYKKLKKAAITTQCAWRGRVARKELRNLKMAARETGALQAAKNKLEKQVEELTWRLQLEKRMRADMEEAKTQENAKLQSALQEMQLQFKETKEMLVKEREAAIKVAEKVPVIQEVPVVDHVALEKLTVENEKLKALVTSLEKKIDETEKKFEETSKISEERLKQALEAESKIVELKTAMHRLEEKFSDIETENQVLRQQGLLQTPAKKLSERPPIPPTQSLENGHHLNDENKANEPQSATPVKTYGTESDSKFRRSHIERQHENIDALINCVTNNIGFSHGKPVAALTIYRCLLHWKSFEAERTSVFDRLIQMIGSAIENEENNEHMAYWLSNTSTLLFLLQRSIKAAGASATPQRKPPSATSLFGRMTMGFRSSPSSSNLAAAAALAVVRQVEAKYPALLFKQQLAAYVEKIYGIIRDNLKKELASLLSLCIQAPRTSKGSVLRSGRSFGKDSPLSHWQSIVDSLNTLLSTLKQNFVPPVLIQKIFTQTFSYINVQLFNSLLLRRECCTFSNGEYVKSGLAELELWSAQAKEEYAGSSWDELKHIRQAVGFLVIHQKYRISYDEITNDLCPILSVQQLYRICTLYWDDNYNTRSVSPGVISSMRVLMTEDSNSAVSNSFLLDDNSGIPFSVDDLSNSLQEKDFMDVQPAEELLENPAFQFLHE